In Granulicella mallensis MP5ACTX8, the sequence TGTAGTAGAGAGTGTTTCCATCTTTGAGGGTGAGGATGCTCATTGAAAAATCTCCTTTGGTGCGGTGAGAGATGTTCGTGGGAGGAGCGCTTATGGAGGAGGCCGTAAGCGTAGTTTTGGTATGCCCATACTAGCTCGCGGTCCCGCGTGTCGGTATGAAGTTACAGACAAGGCTTACCCTTTGCGCATCAACCGTACCAGCGGCAGCAGTGCCACGCAGGCGGCGAGGCTTACAAGGGCGTCGGTGCGCAACTCCCCTCGCAGACCTCCGTGGCCGTAGGCCCAGCCGTCGAGTGCGCCCATGTAGCTGATGGGCAGGGCCGTTGCCGAGGTCAACAGCCCGAACTGCGTTGCCGCCAGAGGGTTGTTGCGCCCGATCGTATCGAAGGTAATGGCTACAGCGGTCGAGAAAGAAAGTGCCTGGAAGATGTTCTCTCCCAGGATGGCCGTGGCAAAGGTTGCCGGGGCATGGGGGAGCGCCAGAAGGCTCAAGGTAAAGAGTGCGCCTGCGATGCCGACCACAAAATACAGCGGCAGAATCCGTATCTTCTTCGCCAGCAGAGGCAGCATCAAGCAGCCGAACGCACCGGCCAGCATGAGCATGAGCGCGCTGATGCGGCTCACAAACTGGGGGCTGGCGTGGAAGTCCTGTCCTATGCCGCCGAGATTGTTGGTCATGGCGAACGATCCTGTCGGCAGCAGGAATAAAGGAAGCGCCACCAGGACCTCGCGGCGTTTAAAGAGAGCCAGCAGCTCTCGTCCGAAGGCTCCAAAGCTCTCCGCGAGCCGCCTGGCCTGGGTAAGGTTTTCGAGAGGCACCGGCATCCACAGAAAGATCACGGCAGGCAAGGCGACCAGCGTGCCCAGCAGAGGGGCTATGACAGAGGGAGGCAGTACACGGGAGAGCTCGCCGGGAAGAACGGCCATCAGGGCATAGCCCAGGTAGCTTCCCACCTGGGTCCAGGCGCTGAGCTGGGCCTCGTCTTCGCGGCGTACGATCGTTCCGAGCCAACCGCCGAGTGCATTGGAGCTCAGCATGGCCGAGGCGTAGCCGATGATCAGCAGCGTCTCCAACGTGCGCATGTGGTGCTGCGACAGGATGGCGGCGGCCATGATGGCTCCGGCGAGGATTGCGAACAGCGTCGCGTACCACCGCCGCGAGAACCTGACATCGAGCAAAGGCCCCAGGGCAAAACCCCAGAACCCCGGCGAGAGGCACGCCGCGACGATCGCTGTGATGTAGCCCTCGGGCACACCCTGTGCGGCGAGCATCTGGGGCAGCGGCACGAGCAGAAATCCGCCGAACAGGCCAAGCGTCATGTTCGACATGCCCATCAACCACAGAGGGGCATATCGTTTCGGCTGCTGGGTGATTTCGGCCATGCGTCGAGCTTACAGATTTACTCGCTGGCCAACGGCTGCCACAGCTCCAGGCGGTTGCCATCGCAGTCTTTGATCCAGGCGAAGCGTCCGTAAGAGTGATCTTCGCGCTTCGGATCGATCCAGACTCCGGCTGCGGAGAGTGCTGTGAGCAGGGCATCCATATCATCGACACGATAGTTGATCATCGCGGCCTGCTGGCCTTCGCCGAAGTACTGCGTGTCCGTGGGGAATGCGGACCAGGCCGTCATGCCCGTGCCGGCGGGAACTTCGTCGCTCCATTGGAAGGCTGCGCCGTTGAAGTCGCTGAGGTGCACGCCGAGGTTTTCGGCATACCACTTTGCCAGTGCTTTTGGATCGCGTGAGCGGAGGAAGACGCCGCCAATACCGGTAACTCGTGCCATGTTCGTTAGCCTATTCTTTCTACGCGTACCGCCGTGCCGTAGGCCAGCACTTCGTTTACGCCCTGCATGATCTCGTTGGCATCGTAGCGCGTGGAGACGATGGCGTTTGCGCCACGTTCGGCGGCGTGAACCATCATCCGGTGAAAGGCATCCGCGCGGGTTCTCTCGCAGAGCTCGGTGTAGAGCGTGATGTCGCCGCCGATGATGGTCTGCAGGCTTGCTCCAATGGTTCCAAACACGGACCGTGAGCGCACGACGATGCCTCGCACCACGCCAAAGTTTTCGACGATGCGATAGCCCGGCAGCTCCAGCGCTGTCGTCACCATGGATTCGGAGAAGGGAAGCGGTTGGTTCGGTGCGGCCATGTTCGGTTACCTCTCGGGAGAGTCAGTGTAGGGTTACTGGGCCAGCGCCGCAACCAGATTTGTGACGGCGCCCGAGTCGATAGTCTGCGCCGCGAGGGTTACACCTTCGCGAATATCGTTGACTCGGCCCGCGGCAACCAGCACGGCTGCGGCGTTCAGCAGCACGACGTCGCGATGCGGCCCCGGTGCGCCGCTGAAGATCGTCTTCAGAATCAGGGCGTTTGCTGTTGCGTCGCCGCCTTCAAGGGCGCTCAGGGGGGCTCGCTGCAGTCCGAAGTCCTCGGGGGTGACGACGTACTGCCGGACCTCGCCGTCGAGCACCTCGGCGACTTCGCTGGGGCCGCTGAGGGCCAGCTCGTCCAGTCCGCCATCGCCGTGCACGACAAAGGCGTGCTGAATGCCGAGCATCGTCATGGCCTCCGCGACCAGCGGAACCAGCCGCGCCGAGTACACGCCCATCACCTGCCGTCGTGCGCCTGCGGGATTGAGCAGCGGGCCGAGCACATGCAGCACCGTGCGCACGCCCATGGCTCGCCGTACGGGCATGACGGCTTTCATCGCGGGATGATGCGAAGGGGCGAGCAGAAAGCAGAATCCGTGCTGCCGAAGGGCGTTGACGGCCTCTTCGGGTGCGAGAGTGGTTGGGATATCCAGCGCGTCGAGCACGTCGGCTGAGCCGCAACGTGAGGTAATGGCGCGATTGCCATGCTTGGCGACCTTTGCACCGGCCGCCGCTGCTACCAGGGCGGCGGCGGTAGAGATATTGAAGCTGCCGCTGGCATCGCCGCCGGTACCGCAGGTGTCGACCAGCGAGGCCTGCTCGGCGGAGGAGAGCGGAAGGGTCGTGGCCACCGCGCGCATGGCGGAGGCAAAGCCCGCGACTTCTTCGGCGGTCTCGCCGCGACCGGCCAGAGCGCCCAGCAGGGCGGCGATTTCGACGTCGGCGGCCTCACCGTCGAGGATGCGTTGCATCAGGATCAAGGCTTCGCCGCGCGAGAGGGTCTCGCGCGCTTCGACGATGCGCCGCAGTTCGTGTTGAATCGACATGACTTTCTGAGCCTACCAAAAGC encodes:
- a CDS encoding MFS transporter, with translation MAEITQQPKRYAPLWLMGMSNMTLGLFGGFLLVPLPQMLAAQGVPEGYITAIVAACLSPGFWGFALGPLLDVRFSRRWYATLFAILAGAIMAAAILSQHHMRTLETLLIIGYASAMLSSNALGGWLGTIVRREDEAQLSAWTQVGSYLGYALMAVLPGELSRVLPPSVIAPLLGTLVALPAVIFLWMPVPLENLTQARRLAESFGAFGRELLALFKRREVLVALPLFLLPTGSFAMTNNLGGIGQDFHASPQFVSRISALMLMLAGAFGCLMLPLLAKKIRILPLYFVVGIAGALFTLSLLALPHAPATFATAILGENIFQALSFSTAVAITFDTIGRNNPLAATQFGLLTSATALPISYMGALDGWAYGHGGLRGELRTDALVSLAACVALLPLVRLMRKG
- the trpD gene encoding anthranilate phosphoribosyltransferase gives rise to the protein MSIQHELRRIVEARETLSRGEALILMQRILDGEAADVEIAALLGALAGRGETAEEVAGFASAMRAVATTLPLSSAEQASLVDTCGTGGDASGSFNISTAAALVAAAAGAKVAKHGNRAITSRCGSADVLDALDIPTTLAPEEAVNALRQHGFCFLLAPSHHPAMKAVMPVRRAMGVRTVLHVLGPLLNPAGARRQVMGVYSARLVPLVAEAMTMLGIQHAFVVHGDGGLDELALSGPSEVAEVLDGEVRQYVVTPEDFGLQRAPLSALEGGDATANALILKTIFSGAPGPHRDVVLLNAAAVLVAAGRVNDIREGVTLAAQTIDSGAVTNLVAALAQ
- a CDS encoding VOC family protein, which codes for MARVTGIGGVFLRSRDPKALAKWYAENLGVHLSDFNGAAFQWSDEVPAGTGMTAWSAFPTDTQYFGEGQQAAMINYRVDDMDALLTALSAAGVWIDPKREDHSYGRFAWIKDCDGNRLELWQPLASE
- a CDS encoding YbjQ family protein; the protein is MAAPNQPLPFSESMVTTALELPGYRIVENFGVVRGIVVRSRSVFGTIGASLQTIIGGDITLYTELCERTRADAFHRMMVHAAERGANAIVSTRYDANEIMQGVNEVLAYGTAVRVERIG